CCAGGGGTCGGTGGGCCGAGCGGGGTTGCGTTCGACGCCCTGCGGGGACCCCCCGACACACACCCGACCCCGCCGGAGCGGGCAGCTATCCCCGGACGCCGCAGAGGTGGAGGAGGGCCGCCACGCCCCGGTAGGGGTCGGTGCGGCCCGCGCGGTCCTCGGCGGAGAGGAGACGTTCAAGCTCTTCGTCCGGCGGCAGGCTCTCGCCCGCCTCGGTGCCGTCGGTGAAGACGCGTACCCCGTACCAGGAGTGGAGGGGCGCCCCGATGCCGGAGAGGGTGGCCGTCAGGCCGGCGAGGCGGTCGGCGCGGACGTCCAGGCCGAGGCGGTTCGTGTAGTCGGTGCTGTCGAAGGCGGCCAGCGCGCCCTTCCAGTCGCCGTCCAGCCCCGGCCGCATGGCGAGCGCGTCGCCGTTGCGCACGAGGAGGGAGAGGAGGCCTCCGGGGGCGAGCATGCGGGCCAGCCCGGCGAGCATGGCGTCCGG
This genomic window from Streptomyces sp. NBC_01351 contains:
- a CDS encoding class I SAM-dependent methyltransferase, with the translated sequence MGRQVDEQIAQRFPVGQRLRVLDVGMGQGTQALRLARAGHKVTGLEQDPGMLAVAREALRQEPAGIQDRVRLMEGDGRETGAHFLPGSFDVVLCHGVLMYVPEPDAMLAGLARMLAPGGLLSLLVRNGDALAMRPGLDGDWKGALAAFDSTDYTNRLGLDVRADRLAGLTATLSGIGAPLHSWYGVRVFTDGTEAGESLPPDEELERLLSAEDRAGRTDPYRGVAALLHLCGVRG